From Streptomyces sp. TLI_235, a single genomic window includes:
- a CDS encoding putative regulator of Ras-like GTPase activity (Roadblock/LC7/MglB family), translating into MTATTQPSGDLNWLLDDLVGRVATLRHAVILSSDGLATGVSSGLAREDAEHLAAVASGFHSLAKGAGRHFRVGGVRQTMVELDEAFLFITAAGDGSCLAVLSDAETDVGQIAYEMALLVKRVGEHLAAEPRTETAPQER; encoded by the coding sequence ATGACCGCAACGACACAGCCGTCCGGAGACCTGAACTGGCTCCTGGACGACCTGGTGGGCCGCGTCGCGACCCTGAGGCATGCGGTGATCCTGTCCAGCGACGGCCTGGCGACGGGCGTCTCCAGCGGCCTGGCCCGCGAGGACGCCGAGCACCTCGCCGCCGTCGCCTCCGGTTTCCACAGCCTGGCCAAGGGCGCCGGCCGGCACTTCCGGGTCGGCGGGGTCCGGCAGACCATGGTCGAGCTGGACGAGGCCTTCCTCTTCATCACCGCGGCGGGCGACGGCAGCTGCCTCGCCGTGCTCAGCGACGCCGAGACCGACGTCGGCCAGATCGCCTACGAGATGGCCCTGCTGGTCAAGCGGGTCGGCGAGCACCTGGCCGCGGAGCCCCGGACCGAGACCGCCCCCCAGGAGAGATGA